One part of the Neodiprion virginianus isolate iyNeoVirg1 chromosome 3, iyNeoVirg1.1, whole genome shotgun sequence genome encodes these proteins:
- the LOC124299971 gene encoding GTPase-activating Rap/Ran-GAP domain-like protein 3 isoform X5 produces the protein MDGARLRRRRLRAQRTLGDDTSSNLPCARESSGSVKEPSSTRRSAGWEELIRVSLKTFVVDLDSCVSPATDTVSRRGVFSRRYYGSIEMLPQVEQDGLENGRRFRVENGDSLGEKEELCKKFQAVSITSWRRKVSLTNFPDVRIAQYAGTRKSGEPDTMVLQVFSWKASPELRRVGSRKKSHLSLCCPQRRSRRSLRSTLQSHSVAANRSAKNIPTLHGKQTYDGEANFEVSKLNQSIVIRPSHYICIIQYACIFRDSCCTDVTYDFSNFPGMDRLDKGPREIFSPDIQKDLLLLEEQEGSVNFKFGVVYAKEGQTTDDEMLSNEKGSHDFHRFLDLLGERIRLKGWDKYRGGLDVKGDMTGKESVYTVYAGHEVMFHVSTMLPHSKDNPQQLERKRHIGNDIVNVIFTDDPTALDSFNPNCIKSQFTHVFAIVSSNSSGWRVAVYCDECVPLFGPSLPCPPVFNDPHTFREFLLVKLINGEKATFNTPTFAQKRERTLDMLIRDLYQEHVQDTKGSNMLNRRALSDVVEAPGRRREETRAVEMVRVGQAYKLEAIVRGLAPTSMATAGPFKPSPWEPLCVYPDFPQDIICGDSWSQKNRMVLSTEFGTFLIEDGLSHRLIFDKSVQIKQLDVVEQHGILLIRAGDRGRDSKIHVFRLSEFDAEAGGDTLPKTRSHSKERKLERTRGCHIYSLTRPGGSHLRMCAAIGRRLVVMQWKHSAAWTAWCPASDTDTVDGFVFVKELTASEVPSFVTIVEGATGCGDWALCCALRHNFELISAEGASRILSVETSNKPHLVAALDLREDEEPELLLCYNNTCHFQKLMDESMASTAFDFHWNSVPTAVVCAFPYVIAFTSDTMEIRLIINGNLVHTMVMPNLNLISSKNDIFFATTAPEFFSTRTERIHFDGKTDKDDKNNSPPASPHSAPLSASPEAKPMRIYKIPLSTLSGTTVATCERRCPSPAEPDLVPAPPSGDANFLTVDSSRALSRSCSSSPTPGHVPCLPGMGINK, from the exons CTCACCAGCCACTGACACTGTTTCACGGAGGGGCGTCTTTTCCCGGCGATACTATGGCAGCATCGAAATG TTGCCGCAGGTCGAGCAGGACGGCTTGGAAAACGGACGAAGATTTCGAGTTGAAAATGGCGATTCTCTTGGGGAAAAAGAAGAG TTATGCAAAAAGTTCCAAGCCGTCTCCATCACGTCGTGGAGACGAAAAGTAAGTTTGACGAACTTTCCAGATGTTCGGATCGCCCAGTACGCCGGTACTCGAAAATCCGGAGAACCAGACACGATGGTACTTCAAGTATTTTCTTGGAAAGC ttCACCAGAATTACGTCGGGTCGGATCAAGAAAGAAGTCCCATCTTTCTCTCTGTTGTCCTCAGCGAAGGAGCCGGAGATCGCTGCGTTCCACATTACAGAGCCATTCTGTGGCGGCGAACA GGAGCGCAAAAAATATCCCTACCTTACATGGCAAACAAACCTATGACGGTGAAGCAAATTTTGAGGTCAGTAAACTTAATCAATCTATCGTAATACGTCCATCACATTAC ataTGCATTATAcaatatgcatgtatattcCGTGATTCTTGTTGTACTGATGTAACATATGACTTCAGCAATTTTCCTGGGATGGACAGACTGGATAAAGGACCACGTGAGATATTTTCTCCGGACATACAAAAG GATCTTTTACTGTTGGAGGAACAAGAAGGTTCtgtgaatttcaaattcggcGTTGTCTATGCCAAGGAGGGTCAGACGACAGACGATGAGATGTTGTCTAACG AAAAAGGAAGCCACGATTTTCACCGATTCTTAGATCTACTTGGCGAAAGGATTCGACTGAAAGGCTGGGACAAGTATAGGGGTGGTCTGGATGTTAAAG GTGACATGACGGGCAAGGAAAGTGTGTACACTGTCTATGCGGGACATGAAGTCATGTTTCACGTAAGCACCATGCTCCCGCACTCCAAGGACAATCCTCAACAACTCGAACGTAAACGGCACATCGGAAATGACATAGTCAACGTTATTTTTACCGATGATCCAACCGCACTTGACTCGTTCAATCCAAACTGCATCAAAAGCCAATTCACCC ACGTATTCGCAATAGtgagcagcaacagcagcggATGGAGAGTCGCGGTTTACTGCGACGAATGCGTACCTCTTTTTGGACCTAGTTTACCCTGCCCTCCAGTCTTCAACGACCCGCACACCTTCAGGGAGTTCCTCTTGGTGAAGCTTATCAACGGGGAAAAGGCGACGTTCAACACTCCCACGTTCGCtcaaaagagagaaaggaCTCTGGACATGTTAATCAGGGACCTCTACCAGGAACACGTGCAGGACACCAAGGGCAGC AATATGCTGAACCGACGCGCCCTTTCCGACGTCGTCGAGGCGCCGGGACGACGGCGTGAAGAGACACGTGCCGTCGAAATGGTTCGCGTAGGACAGGCTTACAAACTCGAAGCCATAGTCAGAGGCCTCGCACCAACGTCAATGGCCACGGCTGGTCCCTTCAAGCCGAGTCCTTGGGAACCCCTTTGCGTGTACCCGGATTTTCCGCAGGATATCATCTGCGGAGATTCATGGTCGCAGAAGAACCGAATGGTTCTGTCAACCGAATTCGGGACGTTTCTCATAGAAG ACGGTCTTTCGCACAGACTAATATTCGACAAGTCCGTCCAGATAAAACAATTAGACGTGGTGGAACAACACGGGATCCTGCTAATCAGAGCCGGCGACCGCGGGAGAGACAGCAAAATCCACGTGTTTCGTCTGAGCGAGTTCGATGCGGAGGCTGGAGGAGACACATTGCCCAAGACGAGATCACACTCCAAGGAGAGAAAACTGGAGCGCACCAGAGGCTGCCACATATACTCCCTTACTCGACCGGGTGGCTCGCATCTGCGAATG TGCGCTGCCATAGGGCGTCGACTGGTCGTTATGCAGTGGAAACACAGCGCTGCTTGGACCGCTTGGTGCCCGGCATCCGACACCGACACCGTCGACGGTTTCGTCTTCGTCAAGGAATTGACGGCTAGCGAAGTGCCGAGCTTCGTGACCATCGTTGAGGGGGCGACGGGATGCGGTGATTGGGCACTCTGCTGCGCTCTGCGACATAATTTCGAGCTCATCTCGGCGGAGGGTGCATCAAGAATACTATCCGTGGAAACGAGCAACAAGCCCCATCTCGTCGCTGCTCTGGACCTTCGAGAAGACGAGGAGCCGGAACTGCTTCTGTGCTACAATA aTACGTGCCATTTCCAAAAGCTCATGGACGAAAGCATGGCTTCGACGGCGTTCGATTTTCATTGGAATTCCGTACCGACGGCGGTTG TATGTGCATTTCCATACGTAATCGCTTTCACATCGGACACGATGGAGATCAGATTGATTATAAATGGAAATCTTGTACACACAATGGTGATGCCGAACTTGAATTTAATATCCTCGAAGAATGACATATTCTTCGCGACCACGGCCCCGGAATTCTTCTCCACCCGCACCGAGAGGATCCACTTTGATGGAAAGACGGATAAAGACGACAAGAACAACAGCCCCCCAGCATCACCCCATTCCG CCCCTCTTTCAGCCTCACCCGAAGCCAAGCCGATGAGGATCTACAAGATTCCTCTGAGCACCCTCTCGGGAACAACGGTTGCCACCTGCGAGAGGCGATGCCCGAGTCCTGCGGAGCCGGATTTAGTACCCGCACCACCCTCTGGGGATGCCAACTTTCTTACGGTCGACTCTAGCAGAGCTTTGAGCAGATCGTGCAGCAGCAGTCCGACGCCCGGTCACGTGCCCTGCTTACCGGGCATGGGAATAAACAAGTAA
- the LOC124299971 gene encoding GTPase-activating Rap/Ran-GAP domain-like protein 3 isoform X4: MSSVRRTATAKGGTARRMGHVLIGSSPSVRNLSPGNIGRDSNTGSPLHSRSKYELRSVSFEGSSRVLPWTTRSPATDTVSRRGVFSRRYYGSIEMLPQVEQDGLENGRRFRVENGDSLGEKEELCKKFQAVSITSWRRKVSLTNFPDVRIAQYAGTRKSGEPDTMVLQVFSWKASPELRRVGSRKKSHLSLCCPQRRSRRSLRSTLQSHSVAANRSAKNIPTLHGKQTYDGEANFEVSKLNQSIVIRPSHYICIIQYACIFRDSCCTDVTYDFSNFPGMDRLDKGPREIFSPDIQKDLLLLEEQEGSVNFKFGVVYAKEGQTTDDEMLSNEKGSHDFHRFLDLLGERIRLKGWDKYRGGLDVKGDMTGKESVYTVYAGHEVMFHVSTMLPHSKDNPQQLERKRHIGNDIVNVIFTDDPTALDSFNPNCIKSQFTHVFAIVSSNSSGWRVAVYCDECVPLFGPSLPCPPVFNDPHTFREFLLVKLINGEKATFNTPTFAQKRERTLDMLIRDLYQEHVQDTKGSNMLNRRALSDVVEAPGRRREETRAVEMVRVGQAYKLEAIVRGLAPTSMATAGPFKPSPWEPLCVYPDFPQDIICGDSWSQKNRMVLSTEFGTFLIEDGLSHRLIFDKSVQIKQLDVVEQHGILLIRAGDRGRDSKIHVFRLSEFDAEAGGDTLPKTRSHSKERKLERTRGCHIYSLTRPGGSHLRMCAAIGRRLVVMQWKHSAAWTAWCPASDTDTVDGFVFVKELTASEVPSFVTIVEGATGCGDWALCCALRHNFELISAEGASRILSVETSNKPHLVAALDLREDEEPELLLCYNNTCHFQKLMDESMASTAFDFHWNSVPTAVVCAFPYVIAFTSDTMEIRLIINGNLVHTMVMPNLNLISSKNDIFFATTAPEFFSTRTERIHFDGKTDKDDKNNSPPASPHSAPLSASPEAKPMRIYKIPLSTLSGTTVATCERRCPSPAEPDLVPAPPSGDANFLTVDSSRALSRSCSSSPTPGHVPCLPGMGINK, encoded by the exons CTCACCAGCCACTGACACTGTTTCACGGAGGGGCGTCTTTTCCCGGCGATACTATGGCAGCATCGAAATG TTGCCGCAGGTCGAGCAGGACGGCTTGGAAAACGGACGAAGATTTCGAGTTGAAAATGGCGATTCTCTTGGGGAAAAAGAAGAG TTATGCAAAAAGTTCCAAGCCGTCTCCATCACGTCGTGGAGACGAAAAGTAAGTTTGACGAACTTTCCAGATGTTCGGATCGCCCAGTACGCCGGTACTCGAAAATCCGGAGAACCAGACACGATGGTACTTCAAGTATTTTCTTGGAAAGC ttCACCAGAATTACGTCGGGTCGGATCAAGAAAGAAGTCCCATCTTTCTCTCTGTTGTCCTCAGCGAAGGAGCCGGAGATCGCTGCGTTCCACATTACAGAGCCATTCTGTGGCGGCGAACA GGAGCGCAAAAAATATCCCTACCTTACATGGCAAACAAACCTATGACGGTGAAGCAAATTTTGAGGTCAGTAAACTTAATCAATCTATCGTAATACGTCCATCACATTAC ataTGCATTATAcaatatgcatgtatattcCGTGATTCTTGTTGTACTGATGTAACATATGACTTCAGCAATTTTCCTGGGATGGACAGACTGGATAAAGGACCACGTGAGATATTTTCTCCGGACATACAAAAG GATCTTTTACTGTTGGAGGAACAAGAAGGTTCtgtgaatttcaaattcggcGTTGTCTATGCCAAGGAGGGTCAGACGACAGACGATGAGATGTTGTCTAACG AAAAAGGAAGCCACGATTTTCACCGATTCTTAGATCTACTTGGCGAAAGGATTCGACTGAAAGGCTGGGACAAGTATAGGGGTGGTCTGGATGTTAAAG GTGACATGACGGGCAAGGAAAGTGTGTACACTGTCTATGCGGGACATGAAGTCATGTTTCACGTAAGCACCATGCTCCCGCACTCCAAGGACAATCCTCAACAACTCGAACGTAAACGGCACATCGGAAATGACATAGTCAACGTTATTTTTACCGATGATCCAACCGCACTTGACTCGTTCAATCCAAACTGCATCAAAAGCCAATTCACCC ACGTATTCGCAATAGtgagcagcaacagcagcggATGGAGAGTCGCGGTTTACTGCGACGAATGCGTACCTCTTTTTGGACCTAGTTTACCCTGCCCTCCAGTCTTCAACGACCCGCACACCTTCAGGGAGTTCCTCTTGGTGAAGCTTATCAACGGGGAAAAGGCGACGTTCAACACTCCCACGTTCGCtcaaaagagagaaaggaCTCTGGACATGTTAATCAGGGACCTCTACCAGGAACACGTGCAGGACACCAAGGGCAGC AATATGCTGAACCGACGCGCCCTTTCCGACGTCGTCGAGGCGCCGGGACGACGGCGTGAAGAGACACGTGCCGTCGAAATGGTTCGCGTAGGACAGGCTTACAAACTCGAAGCCATAGTCAGAGGCCTCGCACCAACGTCAATGGCCACGGCTGGTCCCTTCAAGCCGAGTCCTTGGGAACCCCTTTGCGTGTACCCGGATTTTCCGCAGGATATCATCTGCGGAGATTCATGGTCGCAGAAGAACCGAATGGTTCTGTCAACCGAATTCGGGACGTTTCTCATAGAAG ACGGTCTTTCGCACAGACTAATATTCGACAAGTCCGTCCAGATAAAACAATTAGACGTGGTGGAACAACACGGGATCCTGCTAATCAGAGCCGGCGACCGCGGGAGAGACAGCAAAATCCACGTGTTTCGTCTGAGCGAGTTCGATGCGGAGGCTGGAGGAGACACATTGCCCAAGACGAGATCACACTCCAAGGAGAGAAAACTGGAGCGCACCAGAGGCTGCCACATATACTCCCTTACTCGACCGGGTGGCTCGCATCTGCGAATG TGCGCTGCCATAGGGCGTCGACTGGTCGTTATGCAGTGGAAACACAGCGCTGCTTGGACCGCTTGGTGCCCGGCATCCGACACCGACACCGTCGACGGTTTCGTCTTCGTCAAGGAATTGACGGCTAGCGAAGTGCCGAGCTTCGTGACCATCGTTGAGGGGGCGACGGGATGCGGTGATTGGGCACTCTGCTGCGCTCTGCGACATAATTTCGAGCTCATCTCGGCGGAGGGTGCATCAAGAATACTATCCGTGGAAACGAGCAACAAGCCCCATCTCGTCGCTGCTCTGGACCTTCGAGAAGACGAGGAGCCGGAACTGCTTCTGTGCTACAATA aTACGTGCCATTTCCAAAAGCTCATGGACGAAAGCATGGCTTCGACGGCGTTCGATTTTCATTGGAATTCCGTACCGACGGCGGTTG TATGTGCATTTCCATACGTAATCGCTTTCACATCGGACACGATGGAGATCAGATTGATTATAAATGGAAATCTTGTACACACAATGGTGATGCCGAACTTGAATTTAATATCCTCGAAGAATGACATATTCTTCGCGACCACGGCCCCGGAATTCTTCTCCACCCGCACCGAGAGGATCCACTTTGATGGAAAGACGGATAAAGACGACAAGAACAACAGCCCCCCAGCATCACCCCATTCCG CCCCTCTTTCAGCCTCACCCGAAGCCAAGCCGATGAGGATCTACAAGATTCCTCTGAGCACCCTCTCGGGAACAACGGTTGCCACCTGCGAGAGGCGATGCCCGAGTCCTGCGGAGCCGGATTTAGTACCCGCACCACCCTCTGGGGATGCCAACTTTCTTACGGTCGACTCTAGCAGAGCTTTGAGCAGATCGTGCAGCAGCAGTCCGACGCCCGGTCACGTGCCCTGCTTACCGGGCATGGGAATAAACAAGTAA
- the LOC124299971 gene encoding GTPase-activating Rap/Ran-GAP domain-like protein 3 isoform X11: MSSVRRTATAKGGTARRMGHVLIGSSPSVRNLSPGNIGRDSNTGSPLHSRSKYELRSVSFEGSSRVLPWTTRSPATDTVSRRGVFSRRYYGSIEMLPQVEQDGLENGRRFRVENGDSLGEKEEMFGSPSTPVLENPENQTRWYFKYFLGKLHQNYVGSDQERSPIFLSVVLSEGAGDRCVPHYRAILWRRTGAQKISLPYMANKPMTVKQILSNFPGMDRLDKGPREIFSPDIQKDLLLLEEQEGSVNFKFGVVYAKEGQTTDDEMLSNEKGSHDFHRFLDLLGERIRLKGWDKYRGGLDVKGDMTGKESVYTVYAGHEVMFHVSTMLPHSKDNPQQLERKRHIGNDIVNVIFTDDPTALDSFNPNCIKSQFTHVFAIVSSNSSGWRVAVYCDECVPLFGPSLPCPPVFNDPHTFREFLLVKLINGEKATFNTPTFAQKRERTLDMLIRDLYQEHVQDTKGSNMLNRRALSDVVEAPGRRREETRAVEMVRVGQAYKLEAIVRGLAPTSMATAGPFKPSPWEPLCVYPDFPQDIICGDSWSQKNRMVLSTEFGTFLIEDGLSHRLIFDKSVQIKQLDVVEQHGILLIRAGDRGRDSKIHVFRLSEFDAEAGGDTLPKTRSHSKERKLERTRGCHIYSLTRPGGSHLRMCAAIGRRLVVMQWKHSAAWTAWCPASDTDTVDGFVFVKELTASEVPSFVTIVEGATGCGDWALCCALRHNFELISAEGASRILSVETSNKPHLVAALDLREDEEPELLLCYNNTCHFQKLMDESMASTAFDFHWNSVPTAVVCAFPYVIAFTSDTMEIRLIINGNLVHTMVMPNLNLISSKNDIFFATTAPEFFSTRTERIHFDGKTDKDDKNNSPPASPHSASPEAKPMRIYKIPLSTLSGTTVATCERRCPSPAEPDLVPAPPSGDANFLTVDSSRALSRSCSSSPTPGHVPCLPGMGINK; the protein is encoded by the exons CTCACCAGCCACTGACACTGTTTCACGGAGGGGCGTCTTTTCCCGGCGATACTATGGCAGCATCGAAATG TTGCCGCAGGTCGAGCAGGACGGCTTGGAAAACGGACGAAGATTTCGAGTTGAAAATGGCGATTCTCTTGGGGAAAAAGAAGAG ATGTTCGGATCGCCCAGTACGCCGGTACTCGAAAATCCGGAGAACCAGACACGATGGTACTTCAAGTATTTTCTTGGAAAGC ttCACCAGAATTACGTCGGGTCGGATCAAGAAAGAAGTCCCATCTTTCTCTCTGTTGTCCTCAGCGAAGGAGCCGGAGATCGCTGCGTTCCACATTACAGAGCCATTCTGTGGCGGCGAACA GGAGCGCAAAAAATATCCCTACCTTACATGGCAAACAAACCTATGACGGTGAAGCAAATTTTGAG CAATTTTCCTGGGATGGACAGACTGGATAAAGGACCACGTGAGATATTTTCTCCGGACATACAAAAG GATCTTTTACTGTTGGAGGAACAAGAAGGTTCtgtgaatttcaaattcggcGTTGTCTATGCCAAGGAGGGTCAGACGACAGACGATGAGATGTTGTCTAACG AAAAAGGAAGCCACGATTTTCACCGATTCTTAGATCTACTTGGCGAAAGGATTCGACTGAAAGGCTGGGACAAGTATAGGGGTGGTCTGGATGTTAAAG GTGACATGACGGGCAAGGAAAGTGTGTACACTGTCTATGCGGGACATGAAGTCATGTTTCACGTAAGCACCATGCTCCCGCACTCCAAGGACAATCCTCAACAACTCGAACGTAAACGGCACATCGGAAATGACATAGTCAACGTTATTTTTACCGATGATCCAACCGCACTTGACTCGTTCAATCCAAACTGCATCAAAAGCCAATTCACCC ACGTATTCGCAATAGtgagcagcaacagcagcggATGGAGAGTCGCGGTTTACTGCGACGAATGCGTACCTCTTTTTGGACCTAGTTTACCCTGCCCTCCAGTCTTCAACGACCCGCACACCTTCAGGGAGTTCCTCTTGGTGAAGCTTATCAACGGGGAAAAGGCGACGTTCAACACTCCCACGTTCGCtcaaaagagagaaaggaCTCTGGACATGTTAATCAGGGACCTCTACCAGGAACACGTGCAGGACACCAAGGGCAGC AATATGCTGAACCGACGCGCCCTTTCCGACGTCGTCGAGGCGCCGGGACGACGGCGTGAAGAGACACGTGCCGTCGAAATGGTTCGCGTAGGACAGGCTTACAAACTCGAAGCCATAGTCAGAGGCCTCGCACCAACGTCAATGGCCACGGCTGGTCCCTTCAAGCCGAGTCCTTGGGAACCCCTTTGCGTGTACCCGGATTTTCCGCAGGATATCATCTGCGGAGATTCATGGTCGCAGAAGAACCGAATGGTTCTGTCAACCGAATTCGGGACGTTTCTCATAGAAG ACGGTCTTTCGCACAGACTAATATTCGACAAGTCCGTCCAGATAAAACAATTAGACGTGGTGGAACAACACGGGATCCTGCTAATCAGAGCCGGCGACCGCGGGAGAGACAGCAAAATCCACGTGTTTCGTCTGAGCGAGTTCGATGCGGAGGCTGGAGGAGACACATTGCCCAAGACGAGATCACACTCCAAGGAGAGAAAACTGGAGCGCACCAGAGGCTGCCACATATACTCCCTTACTCGACCGGGTGGCTCGCATCTGCGAATG TGCGCTGCCATAGGGCGTCGACTGGTCGTTATGCAGTGGAAACACAGCGCTGCTTGGACCGCTTGGTGCCCGGCATCCGACACCGACACCGTCGACGGTTTCGTCTTCGTCAAGGAATTGACGGCTAGCGAAGTGCCGAGCTTCGTGACCATCGTTGAGGGGGCGACGGGATGCGGTGATTGGGCACTCTGCTGCGCTCTGCGACATAATTTCGAGCTCATCTCGGCGGAGGGTGCATCAAGAATACTATCCGTGGAAACGAGCAACAAGCCCCATCTCGTCGCTGCTCTGGACCTTCGAGAAGACGAGGAGCCGGAACTGCTTCTGTGCTACAATA aTACGTGCCATTTCCAAAAGCTCATGGACGAAAGCATGGCTTCGACGGCGTTCGATTTTCATTGGAATTCCGTACCGACGGCGGTTG TATGTGCATTTCCATACGTAATCGCTTTCACATCGGACACGATGGAGATCAGATTGATTATAAATGGAAATCTTGTACACACAATGGTGATGCCGAACTTGAATTTAATATCCTCGAAGAATGACATATTCTTCGCGACCACGGCCCCGGAATTCTTCTCCACCCGCACCGAGAGGATCCACTTTGATGGAAAGACGGATAAAGACGACAAGAACAACAGCCCCCCAGCATCACCCCATTCCG CCTCACCCGAAGCCAAGCCGATGAGGATCTACAAGATTCCTCTGAGCACCCTCTCGGGAACAACGGTTGCCACCTGCGAGAGGCGATGCCCGAGTCCTGCGGAGCCGGATTTAGTACCCGCACCACCCTCTGGGGATGCCAACTTTCTTACGGTCGACTCTAGCAGAGCTTTGAGCAGATCGTGCAGCAGCAGTCCGACGCCCGGTCACGTGCCCTGCTTACCGGGCATGGGAATAAACAAGTAA